A genomic region of Pseudomonas migulae contains the following coding sequences:
- the etfB gene encoding electron transfer flavoprotein subunit beta has protein sequence MSTKIISLVSIGAHPTSGRPRRAEQDARAVELGLQLAGDNLQVLHAGDVAEPALRAYLGMGLEQLHVLEQPQGADALPALTAYLRDAGAQVVLTGSQAETGEGSGMLPFLLAESLGWPLVVGLAQVESIDGSTALVLQALPRGQRRRLKVRLPFLATVDNAAPKPRQSAYGPARRGVLQADEVEVIDDELLAVATLQPAKPRPKRLKVIKAKSGADRMKAATAKASGGGGQVLKGVTAQAGAEAILKLLIEEGVVR, from the coding sequence ATGAGCACGAAAATCATCAGCCTGGTGTCCATCGGCGCCCACCCGACCTCCGGTCGGCCACGTCGCGCGGAGCAGGATGCGCGGGCGGTGGAGCTGGGTCTGCAACTGGCTGGGGATAACCTGCAAGTGCTGCATGCCGGCGACGTCGCGGAACCGGCATTGCGCGCTTATCTGGGCATGGGCCTGGAACAGTTGCATGTGCTGGAACAACCGCAGGGCGCCGATGCATTGCCGGCGTTGACCGCCTATCTGCGCGATGCCGGGGCCCAGGTCGTGCTGACCGGCAGCCAGGCAGAAACCGGTGAAGGCTCGGGCATGCTGCCGTTTCTGCTGGCGGAAAGCCTAGGCTGGCCGCTGGTGGTCGGGCTGGCTCAGGTGGAATCCATCGACGGCAGTACGGCGCTGGTGCTGCAAGCCTTGCCCCGTGGCCAGCGTCGTCGCTTGAAGGTACGGCTGCCGTTTCTCGCAACCGTGGATAACGCCGCGCCGAAGCCTCGGCAGAGCGCCTACGGCCCGGCACGGCGTGGGGTGTTGCAGGCGGATGAAGTCGAAGTGATCGACGATGAGCTGCTGGCGGTTGCCACGTTGCAACCCGCCAAACCGCGACCTAAACGCTTGAAAGTGATCAAGGCGAAAAGCGGCGCAGACCGGATGAAAGCCGCAACGGCCAAGGCCAGTGGCGGCGGTGGACAGGTGCTGAAAGGCGTGACTGCGCAAGCGGGTGCCGAGGCGATTCTCAAGTTGCTGATCGAAGAAGGCGTGGTTCGCTGA
- a CDS encoding retropepsin-like aspartic protease, whose amino-acid sequence MNAVSLRVTCLICAVMVFLVVSTRLTADDEAPDFYTWVESRQGRSASLAQMKQQCDNVRDAEKNLQCSVSVLARMFEAKAANQLPDYYLAIKRSHARAIANDPELKLMFSMFGNESIATLRRVADFSVSRTKHHEVLPIHPYPGDGHATDAVLPYVDVKAANGVSARFIFDTGAPQTRVNTATAKLMGVTLLTDSHYGYSTFYGERDLSAQLGVLESLKIGTSEFRNVLVFVSDRDNLLGLDLIGKSGRLKVTKKTLEINAAAPTRCDSPITYVRMDINQRLTIAARLDRRATLAIIDTGNVDYLTSSSPGHAPDNVTVTPSHRTYRGELSLAGRIQSITYKYYPDYTIPPSLLLGQYVPSILLGWGAFDDYELNLDIASGLSCFNRL is encoded by the coding sequence ATGAACGCGGTCAGTCTGCGTGTGACATGTCTGATCTGTGCCGTGATGGTTTTTCTGGTTGTATCCACGCGTTTGACGGCTGATGACGAAGCGCCGGATTTCTACACATGGGTCGAGTCCAGACAGGGGCGCAGCGCTTCCCTGGCGCAGATGAAGCAGCAGTGCGACAACGTGCGCGATGCCGAGAAAAACCTGCAATGCTCAGTGTCCGTTCTCGCCAGAATGTTCGAGGCCAAAGCCGCCAACCAGCTGCCTGACTACTACCTGGCGATCAAGCGCAGTCACGCCCGGGCCATCGCGAATGACCCTGAGCTCAAACTGATGTTCTCCATGTTCGGCAACGAATCGATCGCGACCTTGCGCAGGGTCGCCGATTTCTCGGTGAGCAGGACGAAGCATCACGAAGTACTGCCGATCCATCCTTACCCCGGTGACGGGCACGCGACCGATGCAGTGCTGCCCTACGTCGATGTCAAAGCGGCCAATGGTGTTTCGGCGCGGTTCATTTTCGACACGGGCGCCCCTCAAACCCGGGTCAACACTGCAACCGCGAAGCTGATGGGCGTCACCTTGTTAACCGACTCCCATTACGGCTACAGCACGTTTTACGGTGAGCGAGACCTGTCAGCCCAGCTGGGAGTCCTGGAATCCCTGAAGATTGGCACAAGCGAATTCAGGAATGTCCTGGTGTTTGTCAGTGACCGGGATAACTTGTTGGGGCTTGATCTGATTGGTAAATCAGGGCGTTTGAAAGTCACGAAAAAGACCTTGGAAATTAACGCTGCAGCGCCCACACGCTGTGACTCGCCCATTACCTATGTGCGCATGGACATCAATCAAAGGCTGACGATTGCCGCGCGGCTGGATCGCCGGGCGACACTGGCGATTATCGACACCGGCAATGTGGATTACCTGACCTCGTCCTCACCTGGTCATGCGCCCGACAACGTCACCGTCACGCCGAGCCACCGGACCTACCGGGGCGAGTTGAGCCTGGCCGGGCGCATCCAGTCGATCACCTATAAATATTACCCGGACTATACGATTCCGCCGTCCCTGCTGCTCGGGCAGTACGTGCCTTCGATCCTGCTCGGGTGGGGTGCTTTCGATGATTATGAGCTGAATCTGGATATCGCCTCGGGCTTGTCTTGTTTCAACAGGCTTTGA
- the gbcA gene encoding glycine-betaine demethylase subunit GbcA: MDVTTTLSLGDPLEPARKATAQMLQERERTFSLPQPFYSDERLFDIDMQEIFQKEWLIAGMACEIPTKGNYLTLQVGKNPIIVIRGAEGVVHAFHNVCRHRGSRLCTSEKGKVAKLVCHYHQWTYELDGRLLFAGTEMGADFDMKQYGLKPVNVKTAGGYIFISLSENPPAIDDFLSTLNHYMEPYDMENTKVAIQTTLFEKANWKLVLENNRECYHCNASHPELLKTLLEWDDVTDPRADQAFKDHVAASAAAWEAEKIPYAHASFGLRNRIVRMPLLKGTVSMTLDGKQGCAKLMGRIKNPDLGSMRILHLPHSWNHCMGDHIIVFTVWPISAQETMVTTKWIVHKDAVEGVDYDVDRMRQVWDATNDQDRRLAEENQRGINSTAYQPGPYSKTYEFGVVNFVDWYSERLLNNLGAEPAPYLKGVPVSG, translated from the coding sequence ATGGACGTCACTACTACCCTGAGCCTGGGCGATCCACTGGAACCCGCACGCAAGGCCACCGCGCAGATGCTGCAAGAGCGCGAGCGTACGTTCTCGCTGCCGCAGCCGTTTTACTCTGACGAGCGGCTGTTTGATATCGACATGCAGGAAATCTTCCAGAAAGAGTGGTTGATCGCCGGCATGGCCTGCGAAATCCCGACCAAGGGCAACTACCTGACCCTGCAAGTCGGCAAGAACCCGATCATCGTGATTCGCGGTGCCGAAGGCGTGGTGCATGCGTTCCACAACGTCTGCCGTCACCGCGGTTCGCGGCTGTGCACCAGTGAAAAAGGCAAGGTCGCCAAGCTGGTCTGCCATTACCACCAGTGGACCTACGAACTCGACGGTCGCCTGCTGTTCGCCGGCACCGAGATGGGCGCCGACTTCGACATGAAGCAGTACGGCCTCAAACCGGTGAACGTGAAGACCGCCGGCGGCTACATCTTCATCAGCCTGTCGGAGAATCCGCCGGCCATTGATGACTTCCTGTCGACGCTGAACCATTACATGGAACCGTACGACATGGAGAACACCAAGGTGGCGATTCAGACCACCTTGTTCGAAAAAGCCAACTGGAAACTGGTGCTGGAAAACAACCGCGAGTGCTACCACTGCAACGCGTCGCACCCGGAACTGCTGAAAACCCTGCTGGAATGGGACGACGTCACCGACCCGCGCGCCGACCAGGCGTTCAAGGACCATGTCGCGGCCTCCGCCGCGGCCTGGGAAGCCGAGAAGATTCCTTACGCCCACGCCAGTTTCGGCCTGCGTAACCGCATCGTGCGCATGCCGCTGCTCAAGGGCACCGTGTCGATGACCCTGGACGGCAAACAGGGCTGCGCCAAACTCATGGGCCGCATCAAGAACCCGGACCTGGGCTCGATGCGCATCCTGCACCTGCCGCACTCGTGGAACCACTGCATGGGCGACCACATCATCGTCTTCACGGTGTGGCCGATCAGCGCGCAGGAAACCATGGTCACCACCAAGTGGATCGTTCACAAGGACGCGGTCGAAGGCGTGGACTACGACGTGGACCGCATGCGCCAGGTCTGGGACGCCACCAACGACCAGGACCGTCGCCTGGCGGAAGAGAACCAGCGCGGGATCAACTCCACCGCGTACCAGCCTGGGCCTTACTCGAAGACTTATGAGTTTGGTGTGGTGAACTTTGTGGACTGGTACAGCGAACGTCTGTTGAACAACCTGGGGGCCGAGCCTGCGCCGTACCTCAAAGGTGTTCCTGTAAGCGGTTAA
- the etfA gene encoding electron transfer flavoprotein subunit alpha: MSDIIRRDPRAEWIARNRLHPLHAAMRPAQHSWMGPNGVIRKNLHGIGFIGPNGIKRIDRSGAQQGGATKRSAAIEVQLPLHQVPAPAFYISVVPDMVGGRLSSHDRDLLGLAHQLAGKDGAVLAVVFGEHKENAFATAGVDRLLVLEGDEFSGYAPEQRVQGLRAVDNQFSPRHWLLPDSRSGGGELGRRFAAALGERPATRVWQVKEQECIGRAGAGLQDLARPVARLILAAAECAEPVSETRHEALPVELSTAVARSLSRIEDLGAVAVDPAAIPMAEAEFIFSGGNGVKDWELFHRTAEALGATEGASRVAVDDGFMARDRQVGASGTWVTARVYVAVGISGAIQHLQGIGACDKVVAINLDPGCDMIKRADLSVIGESAEILQALIAAVEAYRNEAKRDAA, encoded by the coding sequence ATGAGCGACATTATCCGCCGCGACCCCCGCGCCGAATGGATTGCCCGTAACCGCCTGCACCCGCTGCACGCGGCCATGCGACCGGCGCAACACAGCTGGATGGGGCCCAATGGCGTCATCCGCAAGAATCTCCATGGCATAGGTTTCATCGGCCCGAACGGCATCAAGCGGATCGACCGCAGCGGTGCTCAGCAGGGCGGGGCGACCAAACGCTCGGCCGCCATTGAAGTGCAATTGCCGCTGCATCAAGTGCCTGCACCGGCGTTTTACATCAGCGTGGTACCGGACATGGTCGGCGGCCGCTTGAGCAGCCACGACCGCGACTTGCTCGGCCTGGCGCATCAATTGGCCGGCAAGGACGGCGCGGTGTTGGCCGTGGTCTTCGGCGAACACAAGGAAAACGCCTTCGCCACTGCTGGCGTCGATCGTTTGCTCGTACTCGAAGGCGACGAATTCAGCGGTTATGCACCGGAACAACGGGTCCAGGGCCTGCGGGCTGTGGATAACCAGTTCAGCCCGCGTCACTGGTTGCTGCCGGACAGCCGCAGCGGTGGCGGTGAACTCGGTCGACGTTTTGCCGCCGCACTGGGCGAACGCCCGGCCACGCGGGTCTGGCAGGTCAAGGAACAGGAATGCATCGGCCGCGCCGGTGCGGGCTTACAAGACCTTGCGCGTCCCGTCGCACGCCTGATTCTGGCCGCTGCCGAATGTGCCGAACCGGTCAGCGAAACCCGACATGAAGCCTTGCCGGTGGAGTTATCCACAGCCGTTGCGCGAAGCTTGTCGCGCATTGAAGATCTGGGCGCAGTGGCGGTGGACCCGGCGGCGATTCCGATGGCCGAAGCCGAGTTCATCTTCTCCGGCGGCAACGGCGTCAAGGACTGGGAGCTTTTCCACAGGACTGCCGAAGCGCTCGGCGCCACCGAAGGCGCGTCCCGGGTGGCCGTGGACGATGGTTTCATGGCGCGTGATCGGCAGGTCGGCGCGTCCGGTACCTGGGTCACGGCGCGGGTTTACGTGGCGGTGGGCATTTCCGGGGCGATCCAGCACCTGCAAGGCATCGGCGCCTGCGACAAGGTGGTGGCGATCAACCTCGACCCTGGCTGCGACATGATCAAACGGGCCGACTTGTCGGTGATCGGCGAGAGCGCCGAGATTCTTCAAGCCTTGATCGCGGCGGTAGAGGCTTACCGCAACGAAGCCAAGCGCGATGCGGCTTAA
- a CDS encoding GNAT family N-acetyltransferase — protein sequence MTVEFRSAQRADAREIARLFQISSEGAADYIWSQLAEPGQDLLDVGASRYARDDVDFSYQNCLIAEADGQVVGMMHSYTMRHDPLAEPTTDPVLAPYADMEIPDTLYISSLALHEGWRNRGLGQQFLAHAHERAQQLGLKGLSLIDYAVNTGARRFYERHGFRIVDTCQITPHPMIRVTGDAYLMQWP from the coding sequence ATGACCGTTGAATTTCGTTCGGCCCAGCGCGCGGATGCGCGGGAGATTGCTCGTCTGTTCCAGATTTCGTCAGAGGGCGCTGCGGATTATATCTGGAGCCAACTGGCCGAGCCCGGCCAGGATCTATTGGACGTGGGCGCCAGTCGTTATGCCCGCGACGATGTGGATTTTTCTTATCAGAACTGCCTGATTGCCGAAGCCGACGGGCAGGTCGTCGGCATGATGCACAGCTACACAATGCGTCACGATCCCCTGGCCGAACCCACCACCGACCCGGTGCTGGCGCCGTATGCCGACATGGAAATCCCCGACACGCTTTACATCTCCAGCCTGGCGCTGCACGAAGGCTGGCGCAATCGGGGCCTGGGCCAACAGTTTCTCGCCCACGCTCACGAACGCGCCCAGCAGTTGGGCCTCAAGGGGTTGAGCCTGATCGACTACGCCGTCAACACCGGTGCCCGTCGATTCTACGAACGCCATGGCTTTCGCATCGTCGATACCTGCCAGATCACGCCTCACCCGATGATTAGAGTGACCGGTGACGCCTACCTCATGCAGTGGCCCTAG
- the gbcB gene encoding glycine-betaine demethylase subunit GbcB has protein sequence MSNSFLNPVTTQTWANGRHIVRCVKVIQETWDVRTFCFMADQPILFFFKPGQFVTLELEIEGVPIMRSYTISSSPSVPYSFSVTIKRVPGGKVSNWLHDTLHEGQELAVHGPVGLFNAMDFTAPKVLYLSGGVGITPVMSMTRWFYDTNGNVDMVFIHSARSPKDIIYHRELEHMASRIDNFSLHLICEKHGLGEPWAGYRGYLNHKMLELMAPDFLEREVFCCGPTPYMNAVKRMLETAGFDMSRYHEESFGATPPEARADAVEQAEIAADAPDIDVADLHQVEFTASGKSIRVAPGETVHAAAAKLGLLIPKACGMGICGTCKVMKLGGEVEMDHNGGITEEDEAEGFILSCCSVPKGDVRIEF, from the coding sequence ATGTCCAACAGCTTCCTGAATCCGGTAACCACCCAGACCTGGGCCAATGGTCGACACATCGTCCGTTGCGTCAAAGTCATCCAGGAAACCTGGGATGTGCGCACCTTCTGCTTTATGGCCGACCAGCCGATCCTGTTCTTTTTCAAGCCGGGGCAGTTCGTCACCCTGGAGCTGGAAATCGAAGGCGTGCCGATCATGCGCTCCTACACCATTTCCAGCTCGCCGTCGGTGCCGTACAGCTTCTCGGTGACCATCAAGCGCGTACCGGGCGGCAAGGTGTCGAACTGGTTGCATGACACCTTGCACGAAGGTCAGGAACTGGCGGTACACGGGCCGGTCGGGCTGTTCAACGCCATGGATTTCACCGCGCCGAAAGTGCTCTACCTCAGCGGCGGTGTCGGCATTACGCCGGTGATGTCGATGACGCGCTGGTTCTACGACACCAACGGCAACGTCGACATGGTGTTTATCCACAGCGCCCGTTCGCCAAAAGACATCATTTACCACCGCGAGCTGGAACACATGGCGTCGCGGATCGACAACTTCAGCCTGCACCTGATCTGCGAGAAGCATGGTCTGGGCGAGCCATGGGCCGGTTATCGCGGATACCTGAATCACAAGATGCTGGAGCTGATGGCACCGGACTTCCTTGAGCGCGAAGTGTTCTGCTGCGGCCCGACGCCGTACATGAACGCGGTGAAACGCATGCTCGAAACCGCCGGTTTCGACATGTCGCGTTATCACGAAGAGTCCTTCGGTGCTACGCCACCGGAAGCCCGGGCCGATGCGGTGGAGCAAGCCGAAATTGCAGCCGACGCACCGGACATCGATGTGGCGGATCTGCACCAAGTGGAATTCACCGCGTCCGGCAAGAGCATTCGCGTTGCGCCGGGAGAAACGGTCCACGCCGCGGCTGCCAAGTTGGGTTTGCTGATTCCAAAGGCTTGCGGGATGGGGATCTGCGGGACGTGCAAGGTGATGAAGCTGGGAGGCGAGGTCGAAATGGACCACAACGGCGGGATCACCGAAGAAGACGAAGCCGAAGGGTTCATCCTGTCGTGCTGCAGCGTGCCGAAGGGCGATGTGCGCATCGAGTTTTAA